In Silurus meridionalis isolate SWU-2019-XX chromosome 23, ASM1480568v1, whole genome shotgun sequence, the genomic window AGTTGTGTGAAGTAAAGGATATGAGAAGTCTGGGCAAGACCTCCTTCAGCTGTTGTTCACATGTATCCGGGCTCCACTGCATCACCTCCTCTAAAAGTGTTGTTTGAGACATCGCCGGAACCTATAAAGAGGTGGGtgggtgtctgtctgtctgtctgtgtgtctgtctgtgtgtgtggggaaatCACTGCATTAAGGCAGGAGAATGGAGTTAATGTGCACGCGGCTAATAACGCCTAGCTAACACATTTAACCAACTCATTCGAAACAAGACGtaaaaacgcaaaaaaaaaaatcaaacttaCCATTAAAGCATAACGAGACCTGAtcaaatatgtaataatatgtaaaaataaaaatatattattgttattattattactactataaACGCTGTAAACAAACCAGCGTCACTTCGTGGTTCAAATTGCCCCCCTCTACTCCAGGCACTGCGGACGAGTCCATTCAGCCACCATGAGAggggtgtgtaagtgtgtgcgtgagagtgtatgtgtgactGTATGTGTGATATTTTCGCTTGGAAATATATGCTAAATGTTGCTTGAAAATAACAATcgttttgcataaaaaaaatctgcactATATCTAACTGACAGCTTAACATTTACCTATTAATACACTTCCTGTCGTTATAAAATGGTATGGCTAAAATATAAGCGCGCCCTCCTGGACAGTGACGTCATTCAGGCGCGCGTCTTTGATTGACTAGACTTACGTtatggaagtgtgtgtggatACAATTATAAACTTTATACTCGCCAGTGACCCAACAATAAATAGTATTGATGGCTCTGGGATCTTGATGATGTTCTCCAACAAACTCAGAAACCTTCTCATACAATTGCAcattcagtggttaagatgattGACTCAATAAAGCTGTAAATGAAGATGTATGGAAAGCAGTAGACCATCTTTGGTATAATGATTTCAGACTGTGTTTAATGTAGCATCAGAATCCTGGCAAGTCAACAGGTAATAGGTAACCTAATCATTAAGACCTTCTGAACCAAACAAACTGCCAAAGTCAATGAAAGTCAACGAAAAAGTTGTACCTGTATGATTGTATTTGTTGTTCAGCTGCCACGTGATTGGCTGTTTAAATAAGCTGTTGTGTGTATAATCTCAATTTGGTCCATTTTAGTTCCAGGTTGaagcattttaacattttaaatggtaTAATGAGAACAGACAGTTAAGGCAAGCTACACAAAATGCCTTTCGACTGCTTGTATTGAAGTATTGAAGCAGTCAAAAGGCATTTTTAGGTTGAAAGtaagacatttttaaatgtcatgccaaatattggctcattttggatttcatgagagctacacattccaaaaaagttgggacaggtagcaataagagtcaggaaaagttaaatgtacatataaggaacagctggaggaccaatttgcaacttattaggtcaactggaaacatgattgggtataaaaaagagcctctcagagtggcagtgtctctcagaagtcaagatgggcagaggatcaccaattgcCCCAATGCTGtggtgaaaaatagtggagcaatatcagaaaggagttatcatcatctacagtgcataatatcatccaaagattcagagaatctggaacaatctctgtgcgtaagggtcaaggccgataaaccatactggatgccagtgatcttcaggcccttagacggcactgcatcacatacaggaatgctactgtaatggaaatcacagcATGGGCTccggaatacttccagaaaacatcgtcagtgaacacaatccaccgtgccattcgctgCATTTTTTCTGGGCCAAGGATAATTTAAAATggacaaagtggaaaactgttctgtggtcagacgaataaaaatttgaagttctttttggaaaactgggacgccatgtcatccggacttaagaggataaggacaacccaagttgttatcagcgctcagttcagaatcCTGCATCTCTGattctgcacacggacactttacaccacaccatactgcacacggacacttatggacactttacaccacaccagacagcacacggacactttatggacaatcaaaaaccacgcttaaattgtttactgttcaactgtttaatatatatatatatatagtttttatactttatttttctgccttctttttctttgttttatttttattgtattttttattttttcaacctatcctattccctcatgtcgggccgtcgtaaaaagcatttcactgcatgtcgtaccctgtatgtatgtgtatgtgacaaataaaatttgatttgatttgatggtatggggttacatgagtgcgtgtggcatgggcagcttacacatctggaaaggcaccatcaatgctgaaaggtatatccaagttctagaacaacatatgcacCCATCCAGAcatcgtctctttcagggaagaccttgcattttccaacatgacaatgccagaccacatactgcatcaattacaacatcatggctgtgtagaagaaggatccgggtactgaaatgaccagcctgcagtccagatcttttacccatagaaaacatttggcacatcataaagaggaagatgtgacaaagaagacctgagacagttgagcaactaaaagcctgtattagacaagaatgggacaacattcctattcctaaacttgagcaacttgtctcctcagtccccagacgtttgcagactgttataaaaagaagaggggatgccacacagtggtaaacatggccttgtcccaacttttttgagatgtgttgatgccattaaatttaatatcaacttattttcccttaaaattatgaattttttcagtttaaaatttttgtcatctatgttgtattctgaataaatagttctaaaattattttaaaaaactatAGTTTTTCTAAAACTATAATAGCCTATAAAATCTCacagaaaagcattttataCAACCTCAATTTTAAAAACAGTTGGGCTTTGCAAATCTCAtgaatccatattttattttcaatagcACATAGAAAGCACATCAAATGTTCCGTTTGTAAGAAAAACTTAAATTTGATGGCAGCAATGCGTCTCTAAAGAAATTGGGAAGGGTTAACAAAAGGTTTAAGAAAgtgttaaaaagaaacagcGAACATCAGTGAAAATTAATAATGCATGCCTGTGATCATTTGGCTCTCAGGCACAATTGCATTAAAACAGGCATGATTCCGAAACCTGGGCTCAAAAACACCTTCAGAATCATTGTTTGTGAACACGATTGATCatgccaaaaacaaaataaagaacatgatTCAGAAATGTCACCATCTTCTCTGGGACAAAGCTTTCAAATTGACTGGGGTGATGTGGAAAACCATCTGGCTTTtgatcagtgctcagttcaaaaaCTGGCATCTCTGGGTGCATTAATGTCTATGGAATAGGCAACTTGCACATCTGAAATGCtgaaacatatataaatgttttagagcaacatatgcttgCATCCAGATTAAGTCTTTTTCATGGAAGGTCATAGCTCATTCCaaccttgtgcaggtctacaatcttgtccctaatgtcctttgacagctcttggGTCTTTCCCATTGTGGTGAAGAgttttgaatggaagaggttgattctgtaaTAGGTGTctttcatttttcatatttcactatcaaatacaaattaatttatatatatatatatatatatatatatatatatatataagttttagTATTGGTGTATTGGTGTTGGTATTAACGATGCCGGTCTTGAGATTACTTCATCCCTGCAGAAAATCATCTGAAAAAACCTAGGAATGCCTACACATTTTTTGTGGCTCAGATATTAAGGCCAATTCTGGTTTTGCCATTTCTATGTTATAGTGATTAGACTTGTGTTGAATAGAAAGAAGAGCCCTGGAATTCCCGTAGGTGAGTGAGAATTTGAAAGCAAAAACACCCCTTCATTAAACTGCATGAGGCTTCCTGTCTTCTCCTGCTTCCTGGCACATTAAAAGCTTCCTGTGATCCCTCCACTTACGAGAACACAACCTTGATTAGGTTATTGTAAGAAGTCTTGTTCTAAAAGGAgttttcttccttcttcctgCCCCTCTACATGTAtattactgaattaaaatgattcaTTCAAGAATAAAATTACTAATAAACCacctttcagtaaaaaaaaccaattttttttgcgaaaatatttttatatttttcaggttgacttatttttatctttgtaTATAAGTATCTTTGCAGGACTTATTTAGAGCCAAGAATTTTTCACAGTACCTACAGTTCCCTTCACTTATATAGGCACCCACTGTAAATATGAGCAAAGAATGCAGTAAAATATGTATGGATATCAAGCAATTGCAAACACAACAAAGGTTCATAAAAGATATATGGCTTAGTTAAATATATGTGCACCACAATCCTTGGGAATCTATAATTGAGTACTTTGTGCTACCAAAGAACTCTCCTTCTATAAAGCGTTGGAATACATGGCAAGGTATCTGAGACCATTCCTTCATACAGAAGCTTTCCAGATGATTCAAATTTCCAGGTCCATTCTGGCAGGCTCTCATCTTTATTTCACCACACACAGATTTTGTATCGGGTTTAAGTCCGGAGACTGGGATAGCCATGGGCCGATCATGTGTTTGTGGTCAGTTAACAATTTTTACGTTGGTTTTAATGTATCGTTTGGATCATTGCCCCACTGGAAGATCCATCCATGGCTGATTTTAAGCTTTCTGGCTGATCTAATATTGGTTGATATGTGATAGAGTCCAGGATGCCATGAATCCTAACATAATGttctctgattaaaaaaaaaacatgcctgcCCCTCTACGTGCACCAAAGCCACCTAATTTGTTTATTGCCACAAAGCTCAGTTTTGGCTTCATCTGACCATTGTATCTGATCCTGTTTGAAGTTCCATTAATCTTAGGCAAAGTCGCATGTTTGTTATTCGTTTTTTTCTGAGTAAAGTCTTTTTTGCTTGAAACCCTTCCAAACTTGTGGTGATGTGAGACATCTGATTGTAGTTTTGAAGACTTTCTGGCCAAAAGCACAACTTCTGCAATTCCAACCATCCTCTTCACAGTGTGGTGAGACGATATAGATACACTTTTCCGggttgatttataaaaaaatgtcattgattgaaactttttaaatgaatgttttaataCTACTTCTTATTTTAGTTATATATCAAAAGGTTAAAGAGAATTTTTTCACAGCATCATATCATTTGCTTGTTTAATTACGAAGGGTGCCAACATTAGTGGAGGGAACTGTATATGCAAATATACATGCATTCTTTAAAATCCTACAATTGAGTCATAATAATCCTATTTCCTATTTATCTGATtaagtataaatataagaaCAACCCCTTAATCAGATGTTAATATTGTAATGGACCATCTCAGTATAGCATGGGACATTTAAATGATAATACAGAAGCTGACTGAGAGGTTTTAATATTGCgcacatttcatttaaaaacactgaGTGAGCTAAAACAGTATATTTGACTTAATATTGCATTCCTGATATCTTTATTATTGGGATAATAAGTTTAGGCTAATAAAAGTCATGTTACGGGAAACGATGCAGTTAGCATGTGCCTATAAACCAGATAAGATCTGTTCAAGTCAAGTTCAAAAGCTTTTCAATTGTTCCCCGAAAGTGCTGGAACCCAGAGCTGGACGatgagaggaagaggaagttGCAAGCTAATTTGACTTGATTAAAGTGTCCATTCATGGAATCTACCACATTTATTTGATAAGAAATATTcggaaattaaaaagaaaaagtgacacAAAATTGATGCCAACGTGTGTCATTTGTACTTTTCCTGTCCCCCATGTAGACACACATTCTGCCATGGAGCCAGGATTTGTTTTTCAACGCACACTCACTTCCTTTATGAACTTCAACACATTGTTTAAGTCCCTGAGGACTGAAGACAGAGCCAGTCTTTATTGGTCTCATGCtaataatcattttgtttccccACAGAAACAAATATTGTTGAGAATAATAAAGTTGGAAATTTGCACACTGATGTTAAACAGATACGATGcctaaaaaaatactttttgctGTCTTTTTTGTTGCCTTTCTTTTCATTCCATCGTGATCTCGTAGTCTTTGAAGACAGCTTCCAGTTTACCCACTGTGACCGCATGGTCAGCCTTTCCATAGCcctaaaataaacataaagacTACATGTCAAAACATAGAGTGTAGGAaagctatttttctttcttttttaaatgtaatgtatatatttttaaagtatAATTACTGTAGACTCTCCAAACACTCTTAGTTTCTTCTTGGTGCTGTCATGCTCTATCTTTCCTCCACCAAGGCAGGTACACTCCAGGCCTAGAGTGTCCATAGCAGGGCTCAACTTTTCAAAAATATTATCTAAAATAAGAGGGATAAGGCATTGTGTAtttgcctgaaaaaaaaaatctctcagaGCATTGAGATTGAGACAAACATTTAAAttgattgctgtttttttttttttcattccacaacggctgacagaggagacagattttttataaaccatttatacttttgccttttcttttctgtcgaatttgcacaaacacacacaattcgcctacattttaaatccccaggaaaaccgtaatgcatgggcaaaaaaattccaaaaaatgCAGGGAAACGATGTATGTGTGTGGCGAGAttgcatttaaacaaattaCTAAACATTTCTCATTAGAACAACCCTTAATCAGATGTTAATATTGTGATGGACCATCTTAGTATAGCATGGGAcatttaaatgataataaagaaGCTGACTGAGAGGTTTTAATATTGCCCACACTTCCTGGTGACTTCAATTGACTCGTTAATTTTTGGTCGTAATTTCTAGGTGTAGTTCATTTAGTCTAAAACTAATCCATGTAAAACTACTCCAAATGCTTCATCACTGTCTCTTTTTGACCCCAGGATGCTGCCGGCTGCAGGTTTTTGTTCCGTTTCTTCAACCTAAAAAGTATTTTGaaggcctttttttatttttttttaagataagcATATGTAAACACAATTAAAACCCAAACCCCCAACCCCAAACCTGTCAAAAAATCAGCATGATTAATTTCTGAACCACTTGAATATTGCTTTTAAAAATCTACACCTTTAAAAAGAGCTTTTAAAGCATGAAGTCTCTTGGGCCTAAACCATATTCTCACTAGGTCATGGCAGCAATCATTtgattgaggtgtgtgtgtgtgagagtgtgagagagtgagagagagagagagagagagagagagagagcgcatgcTGGACAACATAAACCCCATATAACTCTATGGACTGTAGCTGCCACTGGTTTGTGAGCTGTACTGCTTCCTTGCtggttctttcttttcttttctttcctttgtttttttttaaagatctagAATGCAGGCTAGGTTTGTTAATACGCCAAGGCCAGATAATCTAAGTTAGTAAAGAGCAGCAGTGGTTAAACATTCACTGTATTATAACCCCAGTGGTGTTACAGCAAACCAACCCATGCACTTCCTGTTTACACACATCACTTACTGTGGTACTCAGCACTCTTTGTGCCTCTCACTATGTCTTTGTGTTCGGTTCCACCTTTAACCTTTATTCgcactaaaatatatttaaatttgccCTCCGGGTCGATTTCCACGTCTGGGACTTTACTCAGGCAGTCTGCCATGTTTCCTCTGCGCTGAGCCTGATCCTGCTGCTGCTTATTTCAGTCTCAAACCTCTTAAGGCTGGAACAAttttgattggttggtcaggGGAGCCtatgaaaaagaagaggaggcgGGACTTcctgaacatttacatttgcaactCTGGTTGACTTCTTTAGAAATACACTTGTTTGGTTTATGGTAGAGGTGccgaaacctttttttttaccaatataAAGTACCTGTTAGGATGGTTTACTCTCTAGCTCAAAGGACCAAATGTAAGGGGGATGCTGAATGACCTGCTGCTGCtcagtgttctggccttttatactcttgatggagaacagtgcactgtgatgtcagagGTAACTTATAATGAGTGGTAAACTGTgtatctgcctctagtggtaaggcgtggaaatacaactaaATGGTAATCTTTTTCTACAGTGCCAAAAATCGATCTGGATtgataatgaaattaaatgttgttttaaataaGACTGTATcatattaaaatctttaaaaagttCCCCAGATTTATGATTTCGAATATTTAAAAACGAGTAAATAGAAAACAATGATTTGAtcatatacaattttattagaTTAATTAGATCCTGTTTATATTACAGTTGAGTTTATACACAATACAGCAGTATATAATGTGTACAGCAATATGATTGTAAAATCAATTACCTCTAATTCCAGACATGAAGCTGGTcctgattttttaaaaacaatgttttcaCGTTTTGTGCTGATGACTTACTGACAAAGACAGGATATTATCTAAGTTTACACTTACAGAGGGCAGCCCTGCCAATGTTATTGCAGCTGTGCCAGTGGATTTTTCCCTAATTTTTTGTTTCGCTTTTTATATATGGCATAGTGGGCCTAAAAGTTGCCACAAGTCATCAATGCCAGACAGACCCGAATTTGGACATTTCTGTTTCATGGTAAACAGTTTACAGAATACTGATCCAGTTTTCCCCTCATTTAGTCTGCGTTAGAAGTAACAACATGAATATGTATCTACAGTACACTGCTGACAAAAATGTTCATCATAAAAGATTATCATATCGGATGCATATAACAAGCTGcaattttattaatagaaaacatgacattaaatatttatactcatcattttttcttatattttgaaTTGTGCAAGGTTTCACTTCAACTCTTAATACTATTACTATGACATTGCGACTATAGAAAACATCAGTATTAGAGAGAGATGCATCACAGACAAGAATCTTATACaatgagaatgaatgtcattaacAAGAACCCCGATGAACACAAATTaacatgtctcctttcactgtagccacggCTGCACCGCCCGCATGCATCATCTTTAGCGCTTTCCcttcatttttgtgcattttttcccccatgcattacagatttgaaatgaaggcaatttttattttgtacaaattatatgggaaagaaaacacaaaagtagaAATGGTTTGTTAAAacgcttaacaactgttttggccAACtttttcctcacgatgtccagcttttatTGAAAACATTGTAATTGTATCTGCACCCAAATCAATTCCATCTCCTGTCagtcaaacaaaaaacagctattaattccacacaaatatatttggctttgtgcagtttgctacaaaggctgtttgcgagctctgactaatGCGCTGTTTTACTATCCAGTTAAAGGATGTAAAAATGCCAATGTTATTGTATGCCTGCTTGATGGCCCCAGCATCTGATTAGTTTAAGCAGCAGTTTCTCAGATGATTGGGAATAATtcaatacatattcatggacaaaaatatattaaaatgtaagtcagttaTTCTGATAGAATTCAGGCCATATAGAATAAGGGCTTTGCTGGTCACTGGTGGTTAGTCCCTAATATTGGAACAAGGTTGGGCATTTAAAGAGCTACAGTGGGGTGGTATAAAAAAGGAGCTAACAAAGTCAAATTTAATCAAAAAGTTTTCAATTATTGGCAGAtcctttaattgtatttttttttaacttttaaaatatttcactgtATGATTTCTATTTTCCATGCAAACATTTCTGAGTGAAGCCTACAGTACTTTTTACTAGTCATGTGGGATAGTGTGCaatatctgtgtctgtgtctgtgtgtgtgagtctgagcTTCCTCTCCAAAATTTCCACTTACGATTTTCCCATTCAGGAAGCTTATCAGTGCCTGCCTGTCTGGCCATGACTTACATTACTAATAgtgttattattaacatttacaaaACTCTTGAAAATAGTAGACAGTGGTATTCTGATCTCAAAAATCCCCtccacagtaaaacaaaaaaaagcaaaagatgaTAAATAGGTAATCTGTAtgatgcatatttttttccagGGTTCTGTAGCCTGTGTTATGCTGTGTCTTTAGATAGCTTTAAGGTCCGGGATTGGTGGTGCAGGGCAGGATGGTGCAGGGGTGGtgcattatgattttttttttcagtactgCTTCAAAAGTGTGTATATTACCGCCCGCATGCATCTATATacgtattataatatatttagacTTTCCGTATATTTAACTGAAGCTGCTTAATTGGAAAGCATCACTGTGAAATGGAAAATAACCTTTCTCAATAAGAGGAAGCCAGTACAAGTCTGAACAAACATTCTAAACAGGTCAAATAAGAACAAAGGTGTGAAGGGGAAAGGCCATGCACTAGTGAGAAAACTGAGGCtgcaagccaaaaaaaaacttcactgaAGTCAACTTTGGCCCAGCTATAAAAAGCCCATATGACTAAAGGGATGTCTCTGACTTTGTGTTATGTTATGAAAGCGATTTCtcctacatttttttatatgaaattatttTGCAGTCAGGCTTAGTTTATTCCTCATTTACACATGTATTGCATGTTCACATGCCTGTACTGCCAGGAAAAGTTGTTATGCTTACTCACATCCTGCTTATTTCCTGGAATTAATACATATAGTATTTGTGTAGATACTGTACAGTACTTTCCCTCCTATACACCCATTGAGACACGGAAACTAGAACATTGGATCAGTTTCAGAGGCTTATCAATATTATATACTGCTTTCAGAGgaatggacattgttttaaagcaccTAAGCAAAAATTAATAgatgacaaatatatatttattatatttatttatccctATGAGCGAGCCAACGGCAAAATTGGAAAAGACAATCTCCACTGAGGTGGTATacaaaagaaaccttgagaggaaccagactcaaaagttcatccattttcatcCTCCACATTAAAAGTCTATTCATTAGAGTTCCCCCATTTTGTTAAGGTTATCAACTTTACACTGGTGGACACTTGAATGTAAAACTGTTCATGTCACTTGCAGCCTTCAGCCATTATAGCAGACAGTTTGTATTAATCCATCTTCATAGTTCTCGAGTTTAACCTTTTACAGTAACCTCATGAATCTTGTGGCCGGAGAACGTCCTCAGCAGTTGCATCAAGAGGTTTCCattgaaaaagaacatcatcCAGAAATCAGGACgaatcaggcaggtccagaaAGGGGAAAGGGGAAAATCCGATGAGCTACAACAGTTTGCAGGACAAAACCTTTGTTGGAAAatcaacacaataaaaaactGAGCAATGCAGATTAAcgaaaaaacaaaaggaaagcaGCAGAGGGGACACAATAATGGCAGACTGAAGCTACTAATgagatttgacattttttgaaatgtgtgaaatgtataCATAAGTCAATAGGAGTGATGACACTGACgcaaattcatttataaaaaaaaaaatatttccataaaAATATCGAATATATTCCAAAAGCAAAAACACTTATACTGGGAACAGTTAAAATATTCAACCATATTTTTTGatttcatacaaaaataaattaatagtttgtgcagttttctaaagaaattacttttaaaagttcatttttaacaatggtcattgtccaaaagcagctttacagagtgaaagtaagtaaaagtaagtttatccataatgagtcactgtggcaaggaaaaactccctgagatagtaTGAGGAGGAAACCCTGAGAAACAAATGCCCAGTCATTGCTGAGGCGTACCTTTCAGCGAAAAGCTCCAGAAGCAACCATCAATCTCCACACTTTGGCCTTCATCGTACATCTTTGCTTCAGAACCTTCATGGCTCCTCTTTCAACATTGTATTGTAATACCTTCATATCTGCCCTGTAGAAGGTGCTGGTGTCACTTTCTGTAGATCTTTACAGATCTCACAATGATTCTGTTATCAGTCGCCTCCCTTGTCTGGCCTGCCCCATATCTGGTTGTTAAtacatcagtgtttttttctttctttttctttttttttttccaaaacttcAAAATGGCATGAGCTCTTAGCCAAAGCTATAAAGAGGTCCAGGGTCAAGTCAGTTGACACACTGAAATGTCTCACTTCCAACCAGTGAAGGTTTTTTAAGAGGAGGCCACCAGCATACACcttgaaaaaaatagaaaatgtgtttgttcGAACAAAAGGTGACATATACATCTGTTTGTGATATATTTAATGATGTGATAGAATTCAGCTTACAGCTGAGAGTCTAACATTGATCTCAAAGTCAAGTGTCTTCAGTGttcagcaaaatgaacaaatgaatatgAATGTACCCTGTTGTAAGTTACCCTAAGTAACCATTAGAATTTTAATAAACCAATGAAAGTGAGGCTTTTTTAGCACAA contains:
- the si:dkey-51e6.1 gene encoding 14 kDa phosphohistidine phosphatase; amino-acid sequence: MADCLSKVPDVEIDPEGKFKYILVRIKVKGGTEHKDIVRGTKSAEYHNNIFEKLSPAMDTLGLECTCLGGGKIEHDSTKKKLRVFGESTGYGKADHAVTVGKLEAVFKDYEITME